A DNA window from candidate division WOR-3 bacterium contains the following coding sequences:
- a CDS encoding WG repeat-containing protein, with protein MKKILAFCITALVVFSCRNSGGNEEAKLFPIMVEQKIGYIDNKGRVVIEPQLDRVGRFSEGRVAFEKDWKWGYIDAKGRVIIEPQFDHSSFFSEGIADVRVGQKWGFIDTLGNFVLEPEYVAVRAFSEGLAAVRTEEKWGCINKKGEMVIDAIFDIPLTFSEGLAAFRDSTGWGYVNQAGEVVIEPRFDAVGMFSEGSAPVFADGKWGFIDKKGDIVIDLQYDFAGTFSDSLAPVRIGEKWGFTNTNGELAIEPKFDLAYGFFEGLSAVKVGERWGYIDKSGKIVIPAQFGLVSHFSGGLAMVLDTLKNRAYVNRTGKIVWRSEPPQDK; from the coding sequence GTGAAAAAAATACTTGCGTTTTGCATCACAGCGTTAGTCGTCTTCTCTTGCCGCAATTCCGGGGGAAATGAGGAGGCGAAGTTGTTTCCGATCATGGTTGAACAGAAGATCGGTTACATTGACAACAAGGGCAGAGTCGTAATTGAACCGCAGTTGGACCGGGTCGGTCGGTTCTCTGAAGGCCGCGTGGCTTTCGAGAAGGACTGGAAATGGGGTTACATAGACGCAAAAGGCAGAGTTATCATTGAACCACAGTTCGACCACAGTAGCTTCTTTTCTGAAGGAATAGCGGACGTCAGAGTGGGACAGAAATGGGGGTTCATTGACACGCTCGGAAATTTCGTGTTAGAACCTGAATATGTGGCCGTGCGCGCCTTCTCCGAGGGCCTTGCCGCGGTCCGGACCGAAGAGAAATGGGGATGCATCAACAAGAAGGGTGAGATGGTCATCGATGCGATATTCGACATCCCACTCACATTTTCCGAAGGTCTGGCAGCTTTCCGGGATAGTACGGGCTGGGGTTATGTTAATCAGGCAGGAGAAGTGGTCATCGAACCTCGATTCGATGCCGTGGGTATGTTCTCTGAAGGAAGCGCCCCCGTTTTTGCAGATGGCAAATGGGGTTTTATCGACAAGAAAGGTGACATTGTCATTGATCTGCAATATGACTTCGCGGGTACTTTTTCCGATAGCCTCGCGCCGGTAAGAATTGGCGAGAAATGGGGTTTCACAAACACTAACGGCGAGTTGGCGATAGAGCCGAAATTCGATCTTGCATATGGATTTTTCGAGGGCTTGTCCGCAGTTAAGGTTGGTGAAAGATGGGGTTACATAGATAAATCAGGCAAGATCGTGATCCCCGCGCAATTCGGACTCGTGAGTCATTTCTCGGGCGGTTTGGCCATGGTGCTTGATACATTGAAAAACCGTGCCTATGTCAATAGAACCGGCAAAATTGTCTGGAGGAGCGAACCGCCTCAAGACAAATAA
- a CDS encoding methyltransferase domain-containing protein has translation MGKDAYQGFAERYDLFHGKFGEHKPNYRVFYQKVFLENNIHSVLDCACGTGHDAHLFYSLGCEVTCSDVSTSMLTRARKNFKSLDVNIPLHKVDYRSLHKNFKRKFDAVTCLSSSILHMPDKKEIIRAFLSMQRVLRENGILIITQGTTDKQWKMKPRFILNSSQKDFTRLFAIDYRERGARYNVLDIRHDKQKPELKVWSVDYAQILLKDDYTKLLQLAGYKKIRFYGSYKFEPYNKKESDLLICVAHK, from the coding sequence ATGGGTAAAGACGCATACCAGGGTTTTGCAGAACGATACGATTTGTTCCACGGTAAGTTCGGTGAGCACAAGCCGAACTATCGTGTCTTCTATCAAAAAGTTTTTCTGGAAAACAATATCCATTCAGTGCTGGATTGTGCATGCGGTACGGGTCATGATGCACATCTTTTCTACTCATTGGGTTGTGAGGTGACCTGTTCGGACGTCTCGACGTCTATGCTGACGAGGGCAAGGAAGAACTTTAAAAGCCTGGATGTAAATATCCCGCTACACAAGGTCGACTACCGTTCGTTGCACAAGAATTTCAAGCGGAAATTTGATGCGGTCACATGCCTTTCAAGTTCGATACTTCATATGCCGGATAAAAAGGAGATCATCAGGGCATTCTTGAGCATGCAGAGGGTATTGCGCGAAAACGGCATATTGATAATTACTCAGGGTACCACTGATAAACAGTGGAAGATGAAGCCCAGATTTATACTAAACTCGAGCCAGAAAGATTTTACACGGCTTTTTGCGATCGACTATCGGGAACGCGGGGCGCGGTACAATGTTCTCGACATACGACACGACAAGCAGAAGCCGGAGCTCAAGGTTTGGTCGGTGGATTATGCCCAGATCCTGCTCAAGGATGATTACACCAAACTGCTGCAGCTGGCTGGCTACAAAAAAATACGTTTCTACGGTTCATACAAGTTCGAGCCGTACAATAAAAAGGAAAGTGACCTGCTCATTTGCGTGGCTCATAAGTAG
- a CDS encoding T9SS type A sorting domain-containing protein: MLDYPDQTALVEYHSATGDFGFLQKARDRVYNYYIFYGYPSLFADGVDLWPISTWRPWLTSRMAQPSPVTLNITGGYDPVTNNGTVTASFQNDSASAITARVYFVITEDSLYHLDPNGHGWHNKLARDFLPDEIGEVVTIDPGQTVDVNRPFMIDAAWDETRCNIVTWIQVDAPSREGLQAGKIKIMDLVGIEEIVLEKLDKSVVTLVNNPCSADNIRFLIELPQGAAYEFEIFDVLGRNVKSLTGITSSNREILHLDLNAANQNQVSAGVYLYRFVSQSEIATGKIIVK; encoded by the coding sequence ATGTTGGATTATCCTGACCAGACCGCGCTTGTCGAGTATCACTCGGCTACTGGAGATTTTGGATTTTTACAGAAAGCGCGCGACCGCGTATACAATTATTACATTTTTTACGGGTATCCATCCCTTTTCGCCGATGGAGTAGATCTCTGGCCGATAAGCACATGGAGGCCCTGGCTCACGAGTCGCATGGCACAGCCCTCGCCGGTTACGCTGAATATTACAGGTGGCTATGATCCGGTCACGAACAACGGCACGGTAACCGCATCATTCCAGAACGATTCGGCAAGCGCCATAACCGCACGTGTCTACTTTGTGATAACCGAGGACAGCCTCTACCACCTCGATCCCAATGGACACGGATGGCACAACAAACTGGCGCGAGACTTTCTGCCGGATGAAATCGGCGAAGTGGTGACGATCGATCCCGGGCAGACAGTCGACGTGAACCGGCCATTCATGATCGATGCCGCCTGGGATGAGACCCGCTGTAACATAGTGACCTGGATCCAGGTAGATGCACCCTCGCGCGAGGGACTTCAAGCCGGAAAGATCAAAATAATGGACCTCGTCGGGATCGAAGAGATCGTACTTGAAAAACTGGATAAATCCGTTGTTACCCTAGTCAACAACCCATGTTCTGCAGATAACATCCGGTTCCTCATCGAACTACCCCAGGGTGCAGCATACGAGTTCGAGATATTCGATGTTCTGGGGCGAAACGTGAAGAGCCTCACCGGTATCACTTCAAGTAACCGTGAAATACTACACTTAGACCTGAATGCAGCCAACCAGAACCAGGTTAGCGCCGGCGTCTATCTGTATCGCTTTGTTAGCCAATCGGAAATAGCAACGGGTAAGATTATCGTAAAGTAA
- a CDS encoding LysE family translocator, with amino-acid sequence MYLPVWLSFVGASFIFGLIPGPSVCFTIAHAIRHGARRTLPTISGQLVANCCQIFIVLFGMNRVLEQSVVLFQVLKIIGAIYLVYLGYRQWTAGRPLLDTGKEAVSNNMHKPFVKGFVVCGTNPKAIIYYAALLPQFVVRTQDENIQLIVLAVTSVVIAATVLAFYTMLADRVSILFDSRRYWKTQNRLAGFIMVSAGIALSVTSGQ; translated from the coding sequence ATGTATTTGCCTGTTTGGCTGTCCTTTGTTGGCGCGTCATTTATTTTTGGTCTGATTCCAGGACCATCTGTCTGTTTTACGATTGCCCATGCAATCAGACACGGAGCACGAAGAACGCTGCCCACAATATCGGGGCAACTCGTTGCCAATTGTTGCCAGATCTTCATCGTGCTCTTTGGTATGAACCGCGTATTAGAACAATCAGTTGTTCTTTTCCAGGTGCTGAAAATTATCGGCGCAATTTACCTGGTCTATCTGGGCTATCGCCAGTGGACTGCTGGCCGGCCGCTTCTGGATACCGGAAAAGAAGCGGTTTCCAATAACATGCACAAGCCATTTGTCAAAGGTTTTGTGGTCTGCGGGACCAATCCCAAAGCCATAATCTACTATGCCGCGCTTCTGCCTCAGTTCGTTGTTCGAACCCAGGATGAGAATATCCAGTTGATCGTTCTTGCTGTGACCAGTGTAGTGATCGCCGCCACCGTACTTGCATTCTATACAATGCTCGCAGACCGTGTGAGTATTTTGTTTGACTCAAGAAGATACTGGAAGACGCAGAATCGGTTGGCCGGGTTCATTATGGTCAGTGCAGGAATTGCGTTGTCAGTAACATCAGGACAGTGA
- a CDS encoding MarR family winged helix-turn-helix transcriptional regulator, with product MKTEHVIALIARVRDRAYEFIIRELNQRKITGLVPSHGGIVSNLFKKDRVPMKEIAERIGRDKSTVTALVNKLVRAGYVVKEKDPGDKRITYLCLTAKGRSLERDFDMISERLIATAFSGFSQKEREEIVRGVVKMLNNFK from the coding sequence ATGAAGACCGAGCACGTCATTGCCTTGATCGCCAGAGTGAGGGATAGGGCATATGAATTTATTATCAGAGAATTGAATCAAAGGAAGATCACAGGGCTCGTACCATCACATGGCGGGATAGTGAGTAATTTGTTTAAGAAAGACAGGGTGCCCATGAAGGAAATTGCTGAGAGGATAGGAAGGGATAAATCGACCGTTACTGCACTTGTGAATAAACTGGTGCGTGCCGGGTATGTAGTGAAGGAAAAGGATCCCGGTGACAAGAGAATCACTTATCTCTGTTTGACCGCCAAGGGCAGGTCGCTTGAGCGGGATTTTGATATGATCTCTGAGCGCCTCATTGCCACGGCGTTTAGCGGATTTTCGCAAAAGGAAAGAGAAGAGATCGTTCGCGGTGTTGTGAAAATGCTGAATAATTTTAAGTAG
- a CDS encoding GNAT family N-acetyltransferase, with translation MLRNLPVIAEELVISELTLDDLDYLYDFSNLKEIQEFLPDRYETREELRRTLEWLIGNYNKSVNEIIRISLGIRLKTENQLIGWVTYGPLPYDEKLKEIAYAIHPAYWNKGYATEAGRAFLKWLSENITDDDVFAEVNPQNRSSIRVLEKLGMVKIKEDTRKKGGITEGPWIYKLHKHAFH, from the coding sequence ATGCTAAGAAACTTGCCTGTTATCGCTGAAGAACTAGTTATTAGTGAATTGACTCTGGATGATCTGGATTACCTGTATGACTTTTCGAATTTGAAGGAGATACAGGAATTTCTCCCTGATAGGTACGAAACGAGAGAGGAACTCAGACGCACCCTGGAATGGTTGATAGGCAACTACAACAAGAGCGTAAATGAAATCATCAGAATAAGTCTCGGCATAAGGCTGAAGACCGAAAACCAATTGATTGGATGGGTTACATACGGACCATTACCATATGACGAAAAATTGAAAGAGATTGCATATGCAATCCATCCAGCATACTGGAATAAGGGTTATGCAACCGAGGCAGGCAGAGCATTCCTCAAATGGCTATCAGAGAATATAACAGACGATGATGTCTTTGCAGAGGTGAACCCGCAAAATCGCAGCTCAATACGTGTGTTGGAAAAATTGGGGATGGTCAAGATCAAGGAGGACACAAGGAAGAAAGGCGGCATTACTGAAGGACCGTGGATATACAAACTCCACAAGCATGCATTTCATTGA